From the Neobacillus sp. PS3-34 genome, the window CTTTTTTAAAGCTTCCATCAATTCATCAGGAAAACACGCAATATCTTTTAATTGATTAAAATCATCCGTTCCGACAGTATCAATATGCCCCATTAGGATGACAGTTCGATTGCTATTTCCTTTTGTTCCTTTTACATAAGCCAAAACATTATATCTTTCCACATGATCGTGTAAGGTTTTTTCTATCACTACTTGCGAAGGATTCGCAGCAAAATAGGGAAATGAAGAAATTAACGTGTTTAAAGAATGGGCAATCACCTTTTCTCCATCTGTGTTTACAATACTTTCAATATTAACGAGTTGCTTGGTGAATGCCAGCACATCCTCACGGCATTGCAGCATATTTCCAGCCCCTTTTTCTAGTAAAATGGTATTTTAGAAAAATGTATATCAATTTATAAATCCCCGTCAAGCATTTAATTTAAAATTAAAAAAATGCATAATTATTATTGTCATTGTAATATTATTTATATATAATAAAAATTGTTTTTAAAAACCAAATATAAATCCTCATCTTTTCAAGCATTTGAGATGGGGTAGAGGTCGCGATTTATAATAGTATCCTATTAGAGATTCAGATGAAATCTATGAAAATAGGAAAAAGGATAAATCGCCGAAGCTTTTGAAATCACTGTTTTCAGAAGGCTGGGTCTGTACTCGAATAGGGGCAGAACTGTCACAATTCCCTGAATTGTGGAGAACTATCTTTTTTCAAAGCTTATGGATGAGGGTGTATGGGCACCGTCTTATTTAACATAGACGGTGCTTTTTTATTTTAAAAAGGGGGATACATCATGAAAAGACTTATCGTTTTGCTCGTCGCTTCTTTGCTTTTGGTTTTATCTGCCTGCGGAAGCAAGGAAAGCAGTACAAAGGACGGAAATTTAAATTTAGTAAAAGAAGGCTCGCTTACATTTGCGATGAGTGGACTTTATCCACCATTAAACTTTAAAAAAGATGGAAAGTTAACGGGGTTTGACGCAGAAATCGGCACCGAAATTGCGAAAAGAATTGGTCTTAAAGCCAACCCTGTAACAAATCCATGGGAAACAATCATCCAGGGATTAAAAGCGAATAAATATGATGCAATTATCGGAAGTATGACTGCAACACCAGAGCGTGATAAGCAAGTCGACTTTACCAATCCATATTATTTATCTGGAGCACAAATTTTTGTAGCTGAAAACAATAATGATATTCAATCCAAAGAAGACTTAAAAGGAAAAACGATCGGCGTCATTCAATCCAGCACATGGAAGGATATGGCAGAAAAATTATCAGACACGGTAAAAGGCTATCCTTCCGATGTAAACGCACTTCAGGATCTTGCACTCGGCCGATTGGATGCCGTCATTACTGATAAAATTGTTGGAGTAAATGCAAAGAATGAAAAAGGCTTAAAAATCAAAGCCGTTGGTGATTTACTAAATGAAGACCGTGTAAGTGTGGCTGTCCCGGAAGGTGAAAAAAACTTGTTGAAAAAATCAACAAGGCTATAAAAGAGATGCAGGATGATGGTACTTACGAAAAAATAAGTAAAAAATGGTTCAATGAAAATATTATGGAAAAGTAATTATCTATTTCTTTAAAAAAATTGCGTAAGCTCCCCTGTAAGGGGCTTACGTTTTTCTTAAATGGAGGTTGATGAGATCATGAGTTTTTTGCAAAATATCACAGGAATCCTCAGTGAACATGGGATTGCCTTCCTGAAAGCCTCTTGGACGACGATATCCATCACAGCCATTTCCCTGGTCTTTGCGCTGATTATTGGAATTATTTTTGCAAGTTTTAAAATTTCCTCTATTAAACTTCTTAACTGGATTTCTGACACCTATATTGGAATCATACGTGGGACTCCGTTAATTGTTCAGCTTATGTTCCTGTATTATGGATTAGCCAATATGCTGACTTTGGATAGTTTCACCGCAGGTGCATTAGCTTTAAGTATCCATACAGGTGCATATATAGCTGAAATTTTCAGGGGTGCGGTTCAATCGATTGACCAAGGGCAGATGGAAGCCGCAAGGTCCCTAGGTATGCCCTATCACCTTGCTATGAGAAAAGTCATTTTTCCACAGGCCTTTAAAAGAGCGATTCCGCCTCTTGGCAACCAGTTCATTATCAGTTTGAAGGATTCTTCACTCGTTGCGTATATTTCTGTAACAGACTTATATAACACTGCCCTTAGTGTTCAGGGCGAAAACTATATGCCATTTGAAACCTATTTTGTCGTAGGGCTATATTACTTGATTATCGTGTTAATCTTTACCTGGTTTACTAACCGGCTTGAGAAAAAACTGGATGTAAGCAAGCCAAAGGAGGCACTAGTGGCATGATCAAAGTGAAAAATCTATCCAAGTCCTTTGGAAGCCTTCAAGTCTTAAAGAATATTGATTTAGAAGTAAGCGAAAGAGAAGTTGTTGTTTTAATCGGTGCAAGCGGCTCAGGAAAAAGTACTCTTCTTCGCTGTTTAAACTTTTTAGAAACTGCAGATGGCGGGGATATTATCATCGAAGGCGAAGCTATCCATCCGGCTAAAGTGAACCTTAATAAGATAAGGGAAAAGGTCGGTATGGTGTTCCAGCATTTCAATTTATTCCCCCACATGACAGTTTTGGAAAATATCATTTCAGCACCCGTCAATGTAAAAGGGAAATCCAAGGAGGATGCAAGTTCAAAGGCAAAGGAACTTCTTAGAAAAGTGGGATTACAGGATAAAGCGAATTTTTATCCTGAGCAATTATCCGGCGGACAAAAGCAAAGGGTAGCCATTGCAAGAGCATTGGCAATGGAACCCAAAGTAATGCTTTTTGATGAGCCAACGTCTGCATTGGATCCTGAACTTGTAGGTGAGGTACTGCAAGTTATGAAGGATTTAGCACATGAAGGAATGACGATGGTCATTGTGACACATGAAATGGGCTTTGCGAAAGAAGTTGCAAACCGAATCGTTATGCTAGCCGACGGAAATATAATCGAAGAAGGATCTCCTGACGAAATTTTTAACCATCCACAGCACGAGCGGACCCAAAGGTTCCTAAACCAGATTTTATAAAAAATTTCCATGTTGAGAACTTCATTAACCCTAATATTTACCAGACAAGAAGGCAACTCCCATTCGGGTTAGTTGCCTTCTTTTAATACTATTTTTGCGACTGCCGGTTGACGTTTATAATAGAAAACACGGATTCACTCTTCACACAGTGATGACAACTTTTCCTTGAAAACAGCAATGCTTCCTATGATGCTAACTACTAAACAGTCATTTTCCAACTTGATATTGCTAACCAGTTTTCCTGTTCCTTATAATCGGGCATTATTTTTCCAACAAGGCGCCAGAAGGATCGGTCATGATTCAGATGGATCATATGGCACATTTCGTGAACGACTACGTAGTCGATCACCTTCAGTGGTGCCATTGCCAGCCTCCAATTAAATGTTAACTGCAGTTTTGAATCACAGGTTCCCCAGGTAGTTTTACTATCTGAAATTCGGATAGAACGTGGTTTAACTTTAAAGTTGCTTTTATAGGACTGGATACTCTTCTCCACTAAAGCTTTACACTGCTGATAATAGTATCGTTTTAAAGCTTGCTTTATTTTTTCATCCTCAAGTTGTTTCACATATATATGCAGCTTTTCTCCTTCAAACACTACATAGTCTTGTGTGATGTTTATATCTTGATGGATCTGTATGGGATAGGTGTTTCCTAAATAAAGAAAGCTTTCACCATGCTCATAGACCTTCTCCTGTGGCCCAAGCAGTCTATCCTTCTTTTCTTTTGATTTTTGTTGAATCAAATCCCATTTGTCTTCTAATAATTGAAGCACGCTTTCATCGGGTGTTCCTTTAGGAGCATGGACTTCAACATTTCCATAGACGTCTATATATATGCCCGTAGATGTCCGTTTTTTGTATTTTATTTCAAAACTAATTGTCTCTCCTGAGTAGGTATGTATCATTTCGTCACCTTAGGATCCTTTATTGCCGTTATCCCCTGTATTTGATTGCTAGTCCCTTTAAAAAGTTCCTCGCGAACTTATCTCCACACTCTTTATAATTCTTATGGCCTTCTTTTCTTAATAAAGCGCCCAGTTCTCCTTTTGTTACCGTGATTCCTGCCTTTTCGAATATATCCAGCATATCCTCAGTAGTTAACGATAAGGCTATTTTCACTTTCTTTAACAGGAGATTATTAACGTTTGCGCTTTTCTTTAAAGACGTTTCTGGTGTATCAGGCTGTCCTGGTTTTGGATCTTGTTTCCCTCTTTTAAAAACAATAAAGCCATTTAAAAATGAATCGAACATACTATTATTGCATTTTATTTGATCGTCATTTTCAGCCTCATCATCATCTGATCTTGTTAGGATCTTTATCACTTCAGGCACTGTTACTTCCACGCCCCCAAGTTTAAATATCTCTGCCATTTCTTTATTTTTTATTTCTAAAGCATATCTTAATCGAATTAATATATCATTATTATCCATCAAAAAACCTCCTACAATAATTTATTTAATCAATTCTATCAACGCACAGCACTCAACGTGCGTTGTTTGAGGAAACATATCCACCGGCTGGACTTCGACCGTCTTATAGCCGCCATCCTCGAGTATGCGCAGATCCCTCGCCAGTGTTGCCGGGTTGCAGGAAACGTAGACAACCTTCTTTGGTCTCATTTCGATAATGGTGTTCAGCAGGCGCTCATCACAGCCTTTGCGTGGCGGGTCAACAACGAGTACATCTGCATTATTACCTTCCTTATACCATTTTGGTATAACCGTTTCCGCTTCCCCGACCGCAAACTCCGCGTTTGTGATTCCGTTCAGCTCGGCATTGCGTTTGGCATCCTCAATTGCTTCCGGTACGATCTCAACTCCAAAAACCTTTCGTGCTTTTTGAGCGAGAAACAGAGAGATTGTTCCGATTCCGCAATATGCATCAATTACGTTTTCTTCCCCGCTTAAATCGGCATACTCCAATGCTTTCTCATACAGCACCTTTGTTTGGTCGGGATTAACCTGATAAAAGGAACGTGCAGAAATCGCAAATTTTACATCTCCAATATAGTCATAAATAACTTCATTTCCCCATAGCAGTTTCGTTTTGTCTCCTAAAATAACATTAGTCCGTTTGGAATTAACGTTATGGACAATTGACTTCACTTGAGGAAGACTAGCGATAATTTGCTCAACAAGCTTTTCTTTAAAAGGAATTTCACCTGTTCTCGTAACCAGGACGACCATGAGCTCTCCGGTTGTCTTTCCGTAACGGGCCATGATGTGGCGGATGACCCCTTTATGCGATTCTTCTTGATAGGCAGGAATTCTCAATTCGCTGCAGATTTCCTTCACCGTTTGCACCGCTTCATTGATTTCCGGAAGCTGGATCAGGCTTTCATTCGTATCGACAATTTCATGTGTACGCTGTTTAAAAAAGCCAGCAATGAGCTTTCCATCTTTTTCACCGACTGGCACCTGTGCCTTATTCCTGTAATGCCACGGATGTTCCATCCCCAATATCGTATGGACCTTTACATCCTCCAGCTTTCCGATGCGGGTGAGCACCTGTCTTACCATGTTTTCCTTATACTTTAACTGGCCTTCATAGCTGATATGCTCAATCTGACAGCCTCCGTATTTATGTGCATCCTGTTTAGCGATATCCACACGAAAATGGCTTCTTTCAAGGATTTCAATCAATTTCCCGATTGCATAGCC encodes:
- a CDS encoding amino acid ABC transporter permease, whose product is MSFLQNITGILSEHGIAFLKASWTTISITAISLVFALIIGIIFASFKISSIKLLNWISDTYIGIIRGTPLIVQLMFLYYGLANMLTLDSFTAGALALSIHTGAYIAEIFRGAVQSIDQGQMEAARSLGMPYHLAMRKVIFPQAFKRAIPPLGNQFIISLKDSSLVAYISVTDLYNTALSVQGENYMPFETYFVVGLYYLIIVLIFTWFTNRLEKKLDVSKPKEALVA
- a CDS encoding amino acid ABC transporter ATP-binding protein, with the protein product MIKVKNLSKSFGSLQVLKNIDLEVSEREVVVLIGASGSGKSTLLRCLNFLETADGGDIIIEGEAIHPAKVNLNKIREKVGMVFQHFNLFPHMTVLENIISAPVNVKGKSKEDASSKAKELLRKVGLQDKANFYPEQLSGGQKQRVAIARALAMEPKVMLFDEPTSALDPELVGEVLQVMKDLAHEGMTMVIVTHEMGFAKEVANRIVMLADGNIIEEGSPDEIFNHPQHERTQRFLNQIL
- a CDS encoding SprT family zinc-dependent metalloprotease; the protein is MIHTYSGETISFEIKYKKRTSTGIYIDVYGNVEVHAPKGTPDESVLQLLEDKWDLIQQKSKEKKDRLLGPQEKVYEHGESFLYLGNTYPIQIHQDINITQDYVVFEGEKLHIYVKQLEDEKIKQALKRYYYQQCKALVEKSIQSYKSNFKVKPRSIRISDSKTTWGTCDSKLQLTFNWRLAMAPLKVIDYVVVHEMCHMIHLNHDRSFWRLVGKIMPDYKEQENWLAISSWKMTV
- a CDS encoding DUF1456 family protein, with translation MDNNDILIRLRYALEIKNKEMAEIFKLGGVEVTVPEVIKILTRSDDDEAENDDQIKCNNSMFDSFLNGFIVFKRGKQDPKPGQPDTPETSLKKSANVNNLLLKKVKIALSLTTEDMLDIFEKAGITVTKGELGALLRKEGHKNYKECGDKFARNFLKGLAIKYRG
- the rlmD gene encoding 23S rRNA (uracil(1939)-C(5))-methyltransferase RlmD, translated to MSKTIPVQKNDYIEAVFEDLTHDGAGVAKVDGYPIFVQGGLPEEKAKIKVIKTNKGYAIGKLIEILERSHFRVDIAKQDAHKYGGCQIEHISYEGQLKYKENMVRQVLTRIGKLEDVKVHTILGMEHPWHYRNKAQVPVGEKDGKLIAGFFKQRTHEIVDTNESLIQLPEINEAVQTVKEICSELRIPAYQEESHKGVIRHIMARYGKTTGELMVVLVTRTGEIPFKEKLVEQIIASLPQVKSIVHNVNSKRTNVILGDKTKLLWGNEVIYDYIGDVKFAISARSFYQVNPDQTKVLYEKALEYADLSGEENVIDAYCGIGTISLFLAQKARKVFGVEIVPEAIEDAKRNAELNGITNAEFAVGEAETVIPKWYKEGNNADVLVVDPPRKGCDERLLNTIIEMRPKKVVYVSCNPATLARDLRILEDGGYKTVEVQPVDMFPQTTHVECCALIELIK